In the Glycine max cultivar Williams 82 chromosome 19, Glycine_max_v4.0, whole genome shotgun sequence genome, ACACGTATAATAGCGAAATTACAAGAAAGCATACCTCCCAGAAACGGTGGCATCGAAGGAAAACGAAACGAGGAGGTGGCCAGAATTTTGTTCATCGGGTTCGAGCCTAAGGGTCTCTTTCCTGATATTGACATCGTTCTTTATGGTAACGGCTTTCTGATGCTCAACGAAAGGTGCAGGGTTAGGCATCATGGGCCCACAAGGGTAACGCCCCTGAATCCACGCCGGGTCCATGTGTggatgatgatgttgatgatggtgatgatgagGATGATGAGGCATGGGAGGTGGCACCGAAGGATAGTAACCGGGGTAATGGTACTGAGGGTAATGCAGGGGAGGGTTCGGGTACGGTGAAGCAGCACCATGGTACACGAATGGATTCGCGGCGATCTCAGGCTGCGGCGTCACCGGAGGAGGTGGCGGAGGGTGACTCCGCCGTGAAGCCCCGCTGTGTCGGCGACGGGGATTGCCGCCGCCGACGCCGCCGCTGCTTGAGATGTTGCCCATGAAAAGGAGAGAAGATACCAAACCGAAGCCCTAATTTTAACGATTATGGGTTTCAGTGTTTTTTGAGAGAGAGGGAAGAGAATGAATCCAAGGCCGAACCGAAAAGTTAAGAGCCGAAAGGGTGTTATGCGTGGAGCAAATGTTGAATGCTCCAAGCATTTAAGATTTGGaagaaaagaatagaaattCTAAAGTGAGAGGCTGCGCTCTTGGGTGGAACAAATCTTGAATGCTTGGaagaaaagaatagaaattCTAAAGTGAGAGCCAGAGAGGTTGTGTTGTTGGGTTAGATTAGATGGCACCGTTGATGACGATGAGAAACCAAGCTattctcattattattattattatttacctgTAAAAAATTTAGGATAACTCACATTCAGTTTATTCTATCTTTTATTAAACTGACGTTTTAGGTTAGTATACATAAATTCAAGAACAtttaatagattaaaaataCACTTATTGGTATATTTAatctaaaatagttttatttagtATAAGATATAGATGTAATTGTTGTTTGTTGAAGTGCCTTTTCAATAAATTGTAGgtgtagcattttttttaagatcagaaggaattattttaaacaaggatataagtaaaaaaaaaattaacaaaacttactatttacaaaatatcaatagttttaaaataaaaatcttaataattttgaaataaaagaagtatttaataatttgatattaattacTCAAATGCAACTATATATTCGCTTCTCAAatccaaaataattaattaaactaaaataatcttatattaattCATGAATACACTCGATATAGCAACAGCCTTAAGTCTCAATGAGCTTTTAAAAATAGTCTACTAGATATACATAATCAACTATAGACAATAAAAGACAATGACTAATACGTCAATGATtacaacaaataaacaaaaaatataaataattcttaatataaaattttgaaatatatatatatatatatataattattttataaaaatattcagaAACAACCTTTATCCGTGTATCACTACATTCTACTTCTACTTCTAGtttaaaacaagaaaagatAATTTACTGTATCATATTCTTATCACCAAACCACATAAAGGTGGTGAGAAAGGAAAATGGCTAGGATTGTGATtggaaatctttttttttttttctataaacacttaaaaataagaaaaaatgaaatgcatttgtgaaaaaaatctttatacacaagttaaaatcatttagcttttcaaaaaaaaaaaatgttaagggACCATTAGTAGCGGCGACATTAACGGCGACATTAACGACGACATTAGTCAAATATTGAATCTTTTACATGAGTTAGTCCACACATGCACATGGCATGGTCGTGGATAGACATGAAGCGTATCATGCCATAAGAAATGGGCCATTCAAGTTCCAGTTTAGTATAAATAGCAGCGAGAAATCCCTGCATACATAATTTGCTGTGGATAAGTTCCCAAGTTCCTTTCCTTTCTCTCAAGGCTAAGAGGCCTAGACATCACCACAAACAAGTCACCAAAGAAGGAAGAGTGTCACAGAATCCGGGTGATCTTGTTTGTGGTGATGTCTAGACCTTCCTAGACTTGTCTTTTGTCGGAGTTCACTGTCTCCGTGTTGCGGTGGCAGCCGGAGGGATATTTTCAAACTAAGCATGTGGATCTCGCTTCCTAGTTATGCTCTAGAAGACTTCATCAATGAACACAAAGAGGCAGAGTCAAGATCCAAAGAAGCTCAGGGTGAAGCAGAGCAACATGTCCTTTAGCTATTAACAATATCAAGGCTATAATCCTCGTAAGTAATAACATCTCCTAAACACTTTCTTGTAAGAAAATAATCTCATCTCCTTTCTATACAacttacaaatatgtttaatACTCgggttttttttcttcctcttcttaatATCTGAGTTTTGttgctatttattattattattatgaattttgaGTTTTGTAGCATACAAGAAGTATCACTGTGAACCAAGTAGTAAAATGGGTGCTTCCGTTTTCGCCACTGGTCATTTTATTCATGTTCCAGCGAGAGTGGATATATATGTTGTAGAACTTGTTAGAACAAAGTTTGCAATTGATTTTTATTGTGGCAAAATGCTGATGCTGTTTGCGTTACGTGGGATGTGTTAAtttgatgaatatttttttttataagggaTGTTTTGGTTGATAAGGGTATTGCATGCGGAAAAATGCAGGGGCTTTGTTTTATGGTTTTTGTGGGGCGCATCAGTTTGATGACAATAGTGAAGGGGTTGAATTGTTTTGATGATTTATACCGGAACATTCTTAGTGTACACGGTATTTAATGCTCAATGTTAACATAACTAAGATACATAGTTATTACTTAGAACTTAGAAGGGGTGAGGGGGATATCTGTTGCTTATGTTATTTTTGGTTGGTTCCAATGAAACGTCCGAGCAAAAGAGAAGACTAGTTTAGATTATTTTGGCTATGCCATTTTCAGTTTTGTGTGCTTTCTTTGTCCAATACTCCAATTCATATATTAAAGCTAAAACACAAATTCTGTCATTGACATATGAACTACTTAGTCCAgctcttctttttgtcatttttaatcCCTTAGTTTTCCTTTGTTTTGAGACTGACTTCTATGCATATAGCTTTGTCTTAATTTGCTCTTATTTTACAAAGCACATGTTGATTACAGCTTGAATAATTTTGGAGTCCACCCTAGTGTGGATGAGTATCAAAAGTTGATACAATCTCTCTGCTTGAAGGCTTAGGATAAGGAAATTGCAGAGAAGCTACATGAGGAAATGAAAGAGAGAATGGTTTGCATCTCAAGGGCATCACACGGGGTTTAATTAGAAAGAGATGGTGGAAGAGGTTATGGAGGTTGAGATTACTGCATCGACATAAACATTGTTCTTTCTTTGAGGTGGTGTGTGATGTGAGGGGATTGGTAGTTGTAATTCTTTTCCGATTTAGCAGACCATTTTGTTAGGAAATTGCAATCTTGAtgcaaaaataattaagaggaGAAAATTTGAGAAGTGATCGTTGAAGTGTTTGATTCCCTTGATACtcaggttttatttttttcatcaatttataatatcacttgtttttatttttattatgatataacttatatttatttataaaaaaattatttaattaaaaatatttttactaattatttgGGTTAAGGtgcataaatattatattattagttatataaataaaatattgatattttaaattattttttattacatatcttatcttttgtattttctaaaaaagttaaaaataagattaaaataaaaaatctatctAATACAAATCTCGCTTCAGATTGATCAGATTGGATTAAAAGTTTATcctaaatcaattaaatgataaattaacaaaattaaaatgattgaatcaaataaactttcttttcaaatggATTCAATTCAATTCGTAACATTCTTAATCATCCCGTGTGCCttaatttactctatttttttattatacaaaaaaataaaataatcattttgtataaatttccAATAAACATATTACTTGTACTTATAAAgtcttttatgtaattttataataaaaaaacatttttacaaTTATCACATTCAAACAAGTTAAAAATtacttctaatttaaaaaaatgctttttatgattttaaccCAACACAAAACAGATTCTATTCATATagaaatcacttaaaaaaaaatcactttttttaaaagtattttttaagctTAAACAAGCGAATCCTTCGTCATGATCTACTTTCCAATAAAAAATGGACGtgatataattatgtttttaatttttacttttttaactcAAGTTAGCTGCAGAGATATTCTAATTTCAAGGATATAGGAATTCATGATGGAAATGTTATATGTGAATTGTGAAGTCCATCGACATTTTTTTATACCTCTCAATTTTCTATCTTTCCACTAACATCtattaattgtttgaaaaatatttcacCTAATACCCTTATAAGACTATGTAAACATCGAAAGAACATAACACAAAAAAGAATATCAAAAGAACATTAAATTATgagtaatataataaaaaacttCAGGTACATCAATATATGAATGaaatttattctatttaattaaattttgaaattgttggGGGCATTACAAAGAGAGGAAATGGACAGCATAGTTTTCAAAAGTTGAAGCATAATATGAGCTTCTacctatcttgaaaaaaataaacccTTGTTGACCTTATATTTAGAAAATATCTTctataagaaatatttaatacttttttatttagcaagtaaaaaattaattaaaaaaatattgaaaaaaatatttagaattatttatttaaaaacatataattttacttaaacAAAAAGCTTTATAATAAAGCAAGTTctcaaataaacttttaaatcaCCTCTAAAAAAAACTTTCGAATCTActaaaacttttagaaagatttgactttaaaaagttatcaattttaactttaaatttaaaaagtaatgcAGAGTCAAGCTTTGGATTTAAAAAACAGGATAAACTTGGACCTTGTATCATTTTCACCCGTGATCCACCACATCCATAAACAAAATCGAAGAAACTTTCGAATGGAATGAGATTGCAACATGGTAGACAAGAGAATCTGTCAGAGAAatgaagataaaagatttagtCAATGTGTCAAAGACTTAGCTTAGCTCAGCTCAAATCACAACCTCGGTGttctttctctcaatttcttCTCATAATTGCCATCTCCAAAACCTTCACGAACCGCACACCCAAATCCAACATCCTACGAATTTTTACACTTCTCTCGAGCCATGAAgaatcctttttctttttgcactTGTTTCTCAGCATCGATCAAAGAACAAACCAAGCACGGTATAAACATGTTAATTAATGtcttttccttctccctctcaTCAACACTTGCTTGTTTTTTCATCACATTTGATCTTAATTTCATAGAATTATGGATTGCATCTGTAATTACCCAACAGAGGAGCCAGATGAAGATAATAATGATGGCAACTTTCGCTTATTCACGTATAGAGAATTGAATTCTGCCACACGTGGTTTTCACCCATCGGAAAAGATTGGAGAAGGAGGCTTTGGCACTGTCTACAAGGTTATACATAGTTATATACTATCATTATTTTCATGTGGCTATTGAAGAAATGTACAATTTGATATTGTATgttaattctaatatttatttgagaACTAAACTTGAAAGGGGTTGTGTAAATTGTAAAGGGGCAGCTTCGGGATGGAACTTTGGTGGCAGTGAAAGTGCTTTCAATTGAGCTAGATTCCTTGAGAGGAGAGAGGGAGTTTGTGGCAGAATTGAATACACTAACAAATATCAAACACCACAATCTTGTCAATCTCCGAGGGTGTTGTGTAGAAGGAGCCCACAGATACATAGTCTACGACTACATGGAAAACAATAGCCTTCGTTACACTTTCTTAGGTGACCTTCAGATTAATCTCTAAGCTTTTATGTTAATTGATTTCCATGTAAGTGTTAGATACTGGAGGGAAACATATATAGAAGCAGGCcataaaatgtttttcttctaaattgATAGGTTCAGAGCAAAAAAGGATGGAATTCAGCTGGGAAACTCGGAGGGATGTATCCATAGGTGTGGCCAGAGGGCTTGCCTTTCTCCATGAGGAACATCAACCCCATATTGTGCATAGAGATATCAAATCCAGCAATGTTCTTCTTGATCCAAATTTTACACCAAAAGTCTCGGATTTTGGCTTGGCCAAGCTACTAAGAGATGAAAAGTCCCATGTCACTACCCATGTTGCAGGCACATTGTgagtgaaaagggaaaaccctttggctaaatagaataaaattggATCCTTTTTATTCAGTGACAAATggggtttcttttttttttcaaaaaaaaaaaaacgttacaGGGGTTATCTTGCACCAGACTATGCTAGTTCTGGACACTTGACACGAAAATCAGATGTTTATAGCTTTGGAGTACTACTTTTGGAAATTGTCAGTGGCCAAAGAGTGGTAGATGCTTATCAAAACGGGGAACGTTTCATAGTTGAGAAGGTAATAAAATTGGACTGAAAAACACAA is a window encoding:
- the LOC100790388 gene encoding putative serine/threonine-protein kinase isoform X1, with protein sequence MCQRLSLAQLKSQPRCSFSQFLLIIAISKTFTNRTPKSNILRIFTLLSSHEESFFFLHLFLSIDQRTNQARIMDCICNYPTEEPDEDNNDGNFRLFTYRELNSATRGFHPSEKIGEGGFGTVYKGQLRDGTLVAVKVLSIELDSLRGEREFVAELNTLTNIKHHNLVNLRGCCVEGAHRYIVYDYMENNSLRYTFLGSEQKRMEFSWETRRDVSIGVARGLAFLHEEHQPHIVHRDIKSSNVLLDPNFTPKVSDFGLAKLLRDEKSHVTTHVAGTLGYLAPDYASSGHLTRKSDVYSFGVLLLEIVSGQRVVDAYQNGERFIVEKAWAAYEANDLLRMVDPVLNNNYPAEEVKRFLMVGLRCVQEMARLRPRMSEVLDMLTNNVDMGEFSVSKPGLVTDLRSARIRSQMNPSEESSVTAATFADSSGWSTANLAR
- the LOC100790388 gene encoding putative serine/threonine-protein kinase isoform X2; the protein is MCQRLSLAQLKSQPRCSFSQFLLIIAISKTFTNRTPKSNILRIFTLLSSHEESFFFLHLFLSIDQRTNQARIMDCICNYPTEEPDEDNNDGNFRLFTYRELNSATRGFHPSEKIGEGGFGTVYKLRDGTLVAVKVLSIELDSLRGEREFVAELNTLTNIKHHNLVNLRGCCVEGAHRYIVYDYMENNSLRYTFLGSEQKRMEFSWETRRDVSIGVARGLAFLHEEHQPHIVHRDIKSSNVLLDPNFTPKVSDFGLAKLLRDEKSHVTTHVAGTLGYLAPDYASSGHLTRKSDVYSFGVLLLEIVSGQRVVDAYQNGERFIVEKAWAAYEANDLLRMVDPVLNNNYPAEEVKRFLMVGLRCVQEMARLRPRMSEVLDMLTNNVDMGEFSVSKPGLVTDLRSARIRSQMNPSEESSVTAATFADSSGWSTANLAR
- the LOC100790388 gene encoding putative serine/threonine-protein kinase isoform X3; amino-acid sequence: MKNPFSFCTCFSASIKEQTKHEEPDEDNNDGNFRLFTYRELNSATRGFHPSEKIGEGGFGTVYKGQLRDGTLVAVKVLSIELDSLRGEREFVAELNTLTNIKHHNLVNLRGCCVEGAHRYIVYDYMENNSLRYTFLGSEQKRMEFSWETRRDVSIGVARGLAFLHEEHQPHIVHRDIKSSNVLLDPNFTPKVSDFGLAKLLRDEKSHVTTHVAGTLGYLAPDYASSGHLTRKSDVYSFGVLLLEIVSGQRVVDAYQNGERFIVEKAWAAYEANDLLRMVDPVLNNNYPAEEVKRFLMVGLRCVQEMARLRPRMSEVLDMLTNNVDMGEFSVSKPGLVTDLRSARIRSQMNPSEESSVTAATFADSSGWSTANLAR
- the LOC100790388 gene encoding putative serine/threonine-protein kinase isoform X4 produces the protein MKNPFSFCTCFSASIKEQTKHEEPDEDNNDGNFRLFTYRELNSATRGFHPSEKIGEGGFGTVYKLRDGTLVAVKVLSIELDSLRGEREFVAELNTLTNIKHHNLVNLRGCCVEGAHRYIVYDYMENNSLRYTFLGSEQKRMEFSWETRRDVSIGVARGLAFLHEEHQPHIVHRDIKSSNVLLDPNFTPKVSDFGLAKLLRDEKSHVTTHVAGTLGYLAPDYASSGHLTRKSDVYSFGVLLLEIVSGQRVVDAYQNGERFIVEKAWAAYEANDLLRMVDPVLNNNYPAEEVKRFLMVGLRCVQEMARLRPRMSEVLDMLTNNVDMGEFSVSKPGLVTDLRSARIRSQMNPSEESSVTAATFADSSGWSTANLAR